The DNA segment ACGGCCGCTTGTGAAGCTAATCGCCCAAGGACCTGTCCGGTTGCGTCAATAATATGCCACTTTCGTTCGATGGCTTCTTTATTGATCAGGGTGGTTTTCATTATTTTCAAGGTTAATCCTTCTATACATAGAATTTAAAATAAAAAAGGCATTTTACATAAAATATAAACGGCTGTCAATTGAAAACTTAACCCTCAAGGTTGATTTTTTCAATTTCCTGGTTTTCTTTAATTCTAACCTGTTGTTTCAAATAGACGTCTTCATTGATAAAAACGGGCGCCTTAAGACGAAGGGCCAGGGAAATGGCGTCGCTGGGGCGGGCGTCGATAGAAATTTCCGTACCCCTGTTATCCAGATGCAGGTTAGCAAAAAAAGTTCCTTGAACCATTTTATAAATGACAACCTTTTGCAGAGGGGTTTTAAAATAACTCAACATGGTCTTTAAAAGATCATGGGTTAACGGCCTTGCCGTGGTGGTTTCTTCTAACGCCAGCCTGATCGAACTGGCTTCAGTTTCTCCAATCCATATCGGGATGAATTTTCCGTCGAAGTCTGTTCTAGGTTTTAAAACGAGGATTTGATGATCCGCGTTGGAGGCTGGCATCAGCCCGTGGATGGTGACTTCAATTTCCATTTTATTTCCTCAAGGCATTTTTTTAATCAAGTTTATGGCGGCCACTTCCATAACTTTTTCAAGAGGCGCCGGAGTTTGAGGAAACACGAGGTTTACATATCCTCTGGTTTCTTCGCTGGCTTCCCAAACGACCTCTCCCGCTTCAACATCCCAAATCTGAGCCCTTAAAGTTAACTGGGTTGCCCCTTCGGTGACACGGGTGTTGACCAGTTCAGGCCTCATTAAAAACCGTTTCCCCATCGCCCGGCCGACCTTTCTTACCAGAAGAAGCCGGGGAACCTCTTTTTGGAGGTTTGACCCTGTGAGTTGCGAAAAGGAATCATAAACCCCCGCCTCGGTGGCCAGTTTGGCTGCCTGAAAAGGTTCGATAAGGTCAAAGTCCTTTTGGAGCCCTTTCAATGATCTTAAAAAAATCTCCTGCGCGCTTTTGCGATATTCTGCCTCCTCGTAAAGAGAGGCCATGGGGAGGACGGCAACTCCGTCGCGGACGAGTTCAGCATGGGAAAGAGCCAATTTTTTATAATGAAGGGTATAAAAGTGGTCAATCGTTGAACACCCGCCGGACAAAAGAGCGGCGAGGCAAAAATAGAAAAGCAGACTCCTTCTTTTAAGCGTCATATTTTCCGAAGTCTTCAGGGCGGATATTGTCCAGCCAGCGGTCTAGTTCTTCAGTACTGTGTTTTTTTAAAACATCGTCGCTCGTAAAGATCGGAGCCTCGGCACGCAAACAAAGAGCGATGGCGTCACTCGGCCGGGAATCGATGGTAAATTCAGAGTTGTTAAACATTAAATGAATCTTCGCATAATAAGTATTTTCCTTAAGATCGGTAATGACGCAACTGATGACGGAGGCATTCAGCGAATCGAGAATGTTCTTAATCAGGTCGTGAGTCAATGGACGGGAGGAGAGCGTTCCCTCGATGGCCATGCTGATCGCATTGGCCTCAGACTTGCCTACCCAAACGGGCAGTATATCCGTGTTATTTTCATCCCTTAAAATAACGATATAAGCATTATTTAAAGGGTCAAACATCATCCCTCTTATTTTCATCTGGACGAGCATTTTTAACCTAAATTGGGGAAAGAGTAGAATTTAATATTACCTTTTCAATCGTGGAAATGTCAATCTTTTAAACTTTCCCGGGAACAGAAATAGAAAGCTGTCATTGCGAACAAAACGAAGCAATCCCGCCATCTTGAACCGA comes from the Nitrospirota bacterium genome and includes:
- a CDS encoding bifunctional nuclease family protein → MEIEVTIHGLMPASNADHQILVLKPRTDFDGKFIPIWIGETEASSIRLALEETTTARPLTHDLLKTMLSYFKTPLQKVVIYKMVQGTFFANLHLDNRGTEISIDARPSDAISLALRLKAPVFINEDVYLKQQVRIKENQEIEKINLEG
- a CDS encoding bifunctional nuclease family protein, with product MLVQMKIRGMMFDPLNNAYIVILRDENNTDILPVWVGKSEANAISMAIEGTLSSRPLTHDLIKNILDSLNASVISCVITDLKENTYYAKIHLMFNNSEFTIDSRPSDAIALCLRAEAPIFTSDDVLKKHSTEELDRWLDNIRPEDFGKYDA